ATCTCACTGATTCTGTTAGACATCTAAATAACCTCGGGGTACTGGAGCTGAGCGGCTGCAAGAAACTCAAGAACCTCCCAAATAACATCAACTTGAGGCTTCTTAGAACTCTACATCTTGAAGGATGCTCAAGTCTAGAAGATTTCCCATTCCTTTCAGAAAATGTTGAAAAGATATCACTTGACGAGACAGCAATCGAGGAAATTCCAGCGTCAATTGAGCGTCTATCAAAGCTCAAAACTCTGCACTTATCAGGTTGCAAGAAACTGAAGAATCTTCCACGTACCATTAGAAACATAGATTCCCTCACAACTCTCTGGCTCTCCAACTGTCCCAACATCACACTATTTCCAGAGGTTGGAGATAACATAGAATCACTAGCGTTGAAGGGAACGGCAATAGAGGAAGTGCCTGCAACGATAGGTGACAAATCAAGACTCTGTTACCTCAACATGTCCGGGTGCCAAAGGCTTAAGAACCTGCCTGCCACATTGAAGAACTTGACACACCTGAAATTCCTCTTACTCCGCGGTTGCGCCAATATCACAGAGCGTCCTGAGACCGCGGGTCGACTAAAAGCGTTAGATCTGAATGGGACATCCATAATGGAAACTTCCCGGTCGGTTCAGTCCGAAGACGAACCGCTTGATATGCCTAGATTGGCTCAATACATCCTTCAGTCTGTCAAGGAGCGCATCAGACACCAGAGGTCCATGAAGCTATGAAGGTCCATGAAATTGAGTTCCCAAATATTGCAGGAGAGATgagaaattttgatttatatggcTCTCTCTCTGAAGAGGAAGCGCTTGAGTTGCTCATCGTGATATGGACTTAGTGCAGGCGTTTCTCACTCTCTCACTTGGTTGGGATGAAAAGTAAACTAAGGAAGACGATCCAGCATATGTAGTTATGGACAAGCTAGAGCATTCACATATAGAGCTTATGTATTTTGGAGTGCAAAGATGTTGGAAACAATATTGAACCTTGAGGGTAGTTTTTCATTAATGAAAGACCGAATTATAGAAGAAAAATGTAACAGATTTCAGAAACATTAACGTGGTTGCTGTGATAAGTCCAACAGCTTAAAGAAGAgagtaaaattgaaaacatgagattgaacaaatcaaatcaaatttgattTGGTCTACTTTGGGAACTTGAGAAGATTAGCATCGTTTCCCAGATAGTGAAACGGGAACCTTTCATTACCATTATTATTGCCCAGATGGTCATGAGTAACAGCCTGGTCGTTGTTACTTGAGTCACCAAAACATTTTGCCTGATGGTTCTGCACTTGCTGCTGCTGATTCATGTTGGTCGTAGTGAGAAGCTTGTCCAGAAACGACCAGTCTCCGCCATAGTTGTTGTTGTTAGAAGTCAGCCTCAGTAGATTCTGTGAGCATTCAATGTCTGTTGTGTTGATTGACAACACAAACGGTtgggctgctgctgctgctgcggcCGAGTCAGGGCTAAAGAGCTGAGGGAGATGCATTGACCCGTGGCTTAAAGTGTTTGAAAACTCATGTAACGGCATGTGGATCTGTCTTCCCAtgttatgatgatgatgatccagAGATAGTGGGATCAAAGAAGAATGATTGTTTGAATTGGATTCAGTgtgatgctgatgatgatggtgatcaTGATCATTGTTGGTGCTTATGtattggtgatgatgatgatcttgaTCTTGTTCTTGGTGAAATCCTCTAAAatggttcttcttcttgaacACTCTGCATACAACCCACCCATCTTCCTGCAAGTCACACATACATAGTTAGTCCACATTATGCAAGATATGAtctctatatttataaaatgcaaTATGAtctctaaatattatttttcatcgAATAAGAGAGtttgtttgatatatatattgtttagtaCCTGGATCTCGTTTTCGTTATCGTCTAGGCGATATTCGTGCATGATCCATTCAGTTTTTTGGCCATGAGGAGCACGACCAGTGTAGAAGACAAGAGTCTTACGAAGTCCAATCTTCTTGGAGCTGTTTAGGTGTATGGATTTGTCTCTACCAGTAGCCTTCCAGAACCCGGCTGCAGTGGCCCGGTTCGTTCGGGTTCCAGTTGGATATTTCTTGTCCTTGTGGCTAAAGAAGTACCACTCGTTTTGAGGACCCGACCCGATTCTGCATTTTTCTACGTAGAtaccaaacaaaatatttttttttataaaatgtaataAGAGACCCGAAAATAATTCAGTAGttttataaaagtatatacagtATGTGGCTTACGACGAAGGGTTTGTTATATGTCTGCAATGTGGAAAACCATTGGCTTATTTCTAGGGTACAATACATCATAATATTACGTCAATATTCCTAGTCATGTACTACAAGACATTACACTTTGTCTTCTGTTATAGATCTAAACGACATGAGTGAATCGACAACTTTGTCTCTTTCCTGATGTATGTATATAGACCCACACGTATAAGGCTTTGTGGATCCATAAAAACTGGAAATAATTTATGAGGATGAGAACTGATTAAacttataagatatttttaagtaGATATACATGTTTCCATGGAGACGCAGACAAAACCCTAGACAATGTTACCCAATCTATGTATTTTTCCTTTGACATctaacttgtatttttgtgCAGAGACAACAAAATAATTCCCCGTGTTTGATATATATTCTCTCTATAGAAATAATAAGAAACTATGATGTTAATTGCgatagtttattatatataatactgatcaataaataatataatcctTCATTAAGTGTGTGGATGATTAGTTGGTGATACTTGTAGTTATTAAGGACTAGAAGAGTTAATTATAAGTGGGTTGTAAGTTTTACCTTTAAGATCCCAAGGTTCAAGCTTGTTGAGATCAACTTCTCTAATGACATCTAAATCAATTGGTTCATAAGAAACCTTCTTCTTGAGGTAATAATAGAGAAGCTCCTCCTCGGTTGGATGAAACCGAAAACCTGGAGGCACCGAGAGCTGTCCTCCTCCGGCCACTGTGGACGACGAGCCTATCTCCATTATGCGTactcttctttaaaaaaaattaaagatgcTTCCCTTTTCTCCTTTGCCCTAATCAGTTATATATAATCAACAACGCATATTACATCAAAGTAAGCAGAAGTTAATGACCAACAATGAGTTTTCACCAATCACTGTGTAAAGAATCCAAGAAATAATCAAGGCATGATTTTTTTAGATCTAAAAACCCTAGTTCATCATGCATGCACATGTTCATAAAGAACAAAAGGCTTTTTCCACTAGCAGAAGCTGGATCTTTCTTACATTGATATGCACGAAAAGAACTTGAATATCCCCAAAAAAACATGAAGTTGTTCAAAACCGAGCATGCTCTATTCTTAAACAAGAGAGGTTTGATAAAATACTTAGTCATGTTCTTGAGTAATCaaagagaaaaaatgaaaatagagaGATGCTtgaaatacacatatatatatatatacaagagtGGTGTGAGTGAGtgcgtgtgtatatatatgtatatgcaaATGATGCTGATGACAACAAAGAAAGATATATGATGGAAGAGGATAGAAAACGAACCTTGGAGGTCGGAAAGTATTGCTTCTGTTAGAGGCAAGAGGTAGAAGACAGTGAAAGAGAGAAGGCAAACAAGCAAGCAAAATGAACTTCAACAAAACTGAAGATATCGTAGCTTAAAGGGCACGATGTTTAGGGTTtctgtctctctctttcttcttctttgagatAGAAAGAGATGAGGGAGAGACTCGGCTTTCTATGGATTAGTGCcactattattttcttttcaatttaatA
This Brassica napus cultivar Da-Ae chromosome C6, Da-Ae, whole genome shotgun sequence DNA region includes the following protein-coding sequences:
- the LOC111199413 gene encoding protein SOMBRERO; this encodes MEIGSSSTVAGGGQLSVPPGFRFHPTEEELLYYYLKKKVSYEPIDLDVIREVDLNKLEPWDLKEKCRIGSGPQNEWYFFSHKDKKYPTGTRTNRATAAGFWKATGRDKSIHLNSSKKIGLRKTLVFYTGRAPHGQKTEWIMHEYRLDDNENEIQEDGWVVCRVFKKKNHFRGFHQEQDQDHHHHQYISTNNDHDHHHHQHHTESNSNNHSSLIPLSLDHHHHNMGRQIHMPLHEFSNTLSHGSMHLPQLFSPDSAAAAAAAQPFVLSINTTDIECSQNLLRLTSNNNNYGGDWSFLDKLLTTTNMNQQQQVQNHQAKCFGDSSNNDQAVTHDHLGNNNGNERFPFHYLGNDANLLKFPK